AAAGACAACACTATCATACAAACTCCAGGCCTGCTGGAGGCTGCTGGGTTCTGAATCGTTTTAAGAACAATTCACAAAACGGGTTTGCATGAATTGCAATGCTTTTCTGAACTTCTACTGAAgttcttggcatccatctgtctcgagacacAATGGAGTGCCTCTCTGAGGGTGAAatgaaactgctggagaatcactgtgCCTGCAGAGAACCAAAACTGCTGCCTcccgcattgtttttgctgcgctagcagcaccaaagtgatctctcTGGGacgcaagcttgggcagtgtgtatggaggtcctgtgcTGCTCAGATGGGAAGACtcccctcagcctcactgatgtggcccaaagtaAAGCAGAATAATacatttggtaccagcttggttgcaggagctgctggaaggaggcatacaagacgccacctgtcttagggactccactcttcctttgtgtggggtttactccttagccttttctttgtATCTTTCATCACACACAAGCTTCCATCAAAGAGAATAAGTGCTTCTTATGTGGGTAGGATCCCTATACCTTTCAAAGGCCTGAGGCTAAGGAAAAGAATGGGTGGCCCGGCCTTCTCCTGACACATGACCTTGATTCTGAACTCTCTAATGGAACATCATCATGATTTTCCTTGCCTAGTGCAACAAAGAGATGGGATCTTGCAGAGTGAAGTGGCTATAGGACAGGTACAATGCACAACAGCAAGTAAGGCTATGCTATTAAGCAGCAGCTATCAGCCagatagggagcctgtggccctctgatgctgctggactacgactcccatcattgctgactgTAGGCCACAGTGGCTGGagctgaggggagttgtagtccatctacTTTTTTGGAAGCATCCGAGCTGGATGTCTGTACCAACATTGTAACTCACAGACTCCCTTAAGGCTTCCACGTGTAACAAAGGGTTGAGAGAGCAGGAAGGATAACCAGCCGTTACCTGCAAGTAGTTTTCTGATGGAGTGAAACGCAGCAATGGAAGTTGCTTGTGCAGGATACAGCTCCGGCATGGAACAGAAGGCAGTTAGGAACTGCAGCGCGGAGCGAAGGAACTGGACGTTGCCGCCAGCCAAGTCAAGTTCTCTCAAGAGCTGAATGTAAAAACTTTGGTACAATTCGCGGTGAGAAAGCTGCTGGCATTTGCTCAGCTGTGCGGGGCTTTTTTGCGCATTCTCCCCCGCCACCGACTGCACAAGAAAAGAATCTGCTTTCAGAAGGGTCGTAATGCACGGCAGGAACACCAAAGGCAACGGCTGGCCTTTTGTGTGATTTCTAAGGCAGAGCTGGATGGTTGCTCCCGTCTGCAGCACTGCCTGTTCCAGCAAAACAGGCAGCGTTCCTGAAGCCTGATAgttcccttgctgctgctgctgctggaggtgcAAAGCCAGAACTTGACACTGTGCTGTTACCGCCACCAAGAGGAGCTGGTCAGCAGCAGGGCTCCAACTCTCAGCATGTTTGCTGCTGGCCGCACACGGCTTGCAAGTGGCTAGGAACGACATGAACTTTTCCAGGTTCAGCTTCACACTTTGCCTCCTCTCGAGAGTGAACTGAAGGTAGTGCTCCAAAAAGACCTGGAACCCAGAAAGAAATCCATCCCAGGGAGCAGCTGCTAAAACGCCGGCTGAAGTCTTGCACGCTGCAAATGCAGAGGAGAGGGCGGCTTCAAGAACATCGCTGGCATGCAGGACCTTGAAGGACGAATTTGcattcctgcctgcctgcaggcAGGCCAGGAGATGGTAGCAGGTTGTCCTGAACTTCAGAGACAAGGCCTCACTGCAAGCGACGCTTGCCCTGGTGTTGGCAGCCAAAGATAACAGCAAAAGGAAGCACCGCGCGTGGCCCAGAGGAAAGAGGCTGTCCAGATTCAACGCCGAAATTATATCCAGCAAACCCAAAAGCCTGTTGAGGTGCTCTTCTTCCAAGGTAACGTAATCCCTCTCTTTTGCTGCTGATAGTATATTCTGAGCAGCTTTCTCCATCGCTGTCCAGCACGTGGAAGGTTCACTGCTAGGCCCTGTGCTGGCACCGCGACCAGAAGGGTCAAACTCACACCATGGCACATCTTCTGCAGACAGCTGTTGAAGAGGCTGGTTGGCAACGATGCTCGCACAGTGCTGGACTATGTGGCTTAGGAAAGAGGAGTGCAGCGCCCGCAGTTCTGGAAGAAGAGGACTATGCAGCAAATCTGTAGACACTTTTCCAATGGTGATTAAGGAGCTGCCGTCGCCATCAGGGGCTGCCTGTGTCTGGTTCGCCAACAGTGTTTTCAGGAGCACACCTGCAACGTACCATGTATCACTCATGGATAGATAGGGGGCCAGGATGGGAAGGTTGGAGACTACGAGGTGCCAATGAGCGGTAGGGTAAGTGAGGCTAGTTATTGCGCCTGCATTGCCATCCCAGGGCTCTGACTCTTCTCCATTCGTGCAACATCTTCCAGACTGAAGGATGAAAGCTCCAGCACACTGCAAAGCCTGATGGGATGCCTCTGTCTGAGAGCTGGATTGCATCAGCATCATCTTCATTTTCTGAAGCACCAGCCATTCTGTACAGTATCTGCTCCCTGAGCAGGAACAGCTTAAGAGCTTAGTGATCTTCCCCCAGCACTGCATATCCAAACCAGGGAGGACAGCTGAGAAGTCCCAGTTGCTTATGGTGGAATCAGTAAGAGCCAAGGTTGTTTTGCCTACCGGGGATACATACTTTGGGCAATTTAAACTGAAAAGAGTATCAACCGCTACCCAGGTGCaagcaaagaggagagcagagccACCAACTTTCTCTGCCCAAAGCTCCAGCTCCGTTTCTTCTGCCTGGCAGTCCGTCAGCAGGTCAAACAAAGCTCGGATTACCTCCCTCTGCATCGTCTCCATCAGATTCTGAGTCCGACGTACAACAGGCAACGGGGTGGAATCATCTAAGCTCCTCATATGGAACAGAACAGAGTGTAGCAACGAGCTCATGGACTGGAGCTTCAAGGCCATGTCGGAGTCTCCTCTGACATCAGGTATAAGGAAAGTCTGGCACTTCTCCAGTATGAGTGCCACAATGTCCAGGATCTGATTGGGTGGCAGATCTAGGAGGCACTCGCAGAGCTTGGCCCGGATGCCTGCAGGCAGAACCGGGAGCCTCAGCTCCTCTGCAGCAGGGCGGCAAATGACAGACAGAACCTCTTCAAAGAGCTTTTGGAACTGGCGCAACTTGGCGTAAGTGTGGAAGAGAGTCGCGACAAGTGTCTCCTGAGCCTTTTTTGTACGCGGCTCAGACACCTCTGCATCAATCCAAGCAGAGGCCACCAGGTCGTCCAAATCAGGCTCCACAATCAAATGATTTAAGGAGATCAAGGCCTTGAGGCACCTGAACCAGGCAGGGATGGCAGGCTGGGAATGACTCACCAGAATCTGCGCCAGCTGGCGGTAAAAGTGAAACTGCACTTCCTTGTGCCGAATCCTATCCGCGGCAACGTTATAGATGCCGCTGCTCAGCACCGAGTTCAAAAGCTGCTCCATGGCCAGGAGCTCCGAGATCCACTCTGACGGAGAAAACTGGCTGTTCCAAAGATCCTCTTGGAGGCTGGAAATCCTTAGACAGCGATAAAGCCTGGTGAGCATGTGGAAGCAGACAAGGTGGTTTTCGGCCTTATTGTAGGATTCTAGGAACAACTTAAAGAGCAGAGGGACTGAGTTTGCTACCACTTTCCCATGAAGAGCCGGAGGACAAAAACTAGCATCTTCTAACCTAGCCTGGAGTGTGCTGGCCGGCAGCAGGAGATGTTTCAAACCCCCTTTTCTTACGGCGTGAGGCTCCTTCTCTGGCAGCAACTCTTCGCTGTAAGACGACAAGAGTTCTGGCCGGAAAATACCAGCCACCAGCAGGGCTTCTACGCTGTTCCGGATCTCCTTGCTCTGATGCTGACGCAGGTGGCCGTCTTCCGCCTGTGTCCATGCCCCGCTAGTGAGCAAATGCCTCAGGAGCAGGCACGGCTGAAGCAGCTGCTTAGTCACTTGCCCAAATACGCGGTTCGCATTGGCCTGCTGCCGCTGAATCAGGAGGTACTGCCGGAAGGTCAGCTGGAGGACTTCGAGCAACTGGGGTGACACGGCCTCTTCCGATGACAACTGCCAACATGCTAGCCAGGACAACTTGCTCAGAAGGTCCACCAGGAGCTCAATTTTTGCAGTGTAAACTATCGAGAGAGGGGGCACAGACAGGATGCCACTACAGCAACTTAGCACAGTGCCAACGTCCCTCAAGGTTTTTTGGGCATAAGAGGTGGAAAGCTTTTCATTCATGACCTGAAGAGTAAACGAGAAGCAGACAATTCACGGTCAATCTTCTACATAGAAATGATACTCTAATGGTCATTAACTAGGGGAGCTGAAGGTCAGAAGCTCTCCATCTAGTGTCTTCTTACATGATGTTTGGTTAGAAGCACAGATATTTACTGCAACTTATGTATCATGTAATAAATCACCTGTTATTATTCTTtacctctgtctctctctctctgccatcagCATTGTTGTCCCTTCCAAAACCAGCCTAAGGCAAATAATCCAATGAGGCTCCTTGTAAGGCTAGAGCTTAGATCCTGATGAAAGAGGGGCTAGGACCTGCTGACAGCCAAACTAAAGACCCCCTAACATGTGGATGAGGGGGATACCGTAGTATGCAGCctttctaaaagtcaaatatgACACGGACTCTAAAAGCTGCATTGTGCTTCTGCAAAACGAAAAAATTCTCTTTTCTAAACGTCATCTAGGCTATTCTGCAGCATATCCTGTTTTAGTGACCTTTTAGATTAGGTTCTTCAAAAGTGACCAGAAAAGATTTTGTTCTTATAAACATTCTATATTTTAATGCCCTGAATGTGTTTGTTCCAAATATGTTCAAAGTAGCATGTTCTCAAAAACTTACAGAGCTAATTTTCCTGCATGGTTGCTGAATTTATTGGGCAATAAAAGACTAACACCACAGTGCTAACCTAGTTGGTAGCAAGTCCTATTGACTTccctggggcttactcccaagataAGTTAGGACTACAGCCTAAAACTATCTGTTCTACAGTTATAATCATAAAACCAGTTATTGGGAGTTAAACCCTATTGTACTGGGAGTTAAATCCCTATgtattcagtgggatttgcttctgaataaatatgccaCACCAAGTTTCTCGCATGCACATGAGGATTATATATACATACAAGCTGCAGCCAATACATATAAATATGGCAGCCTGCACTTTTGCAATATTAGAGGAATACGGCAGTCAGGGTGAGCAACAGCTGCCAACAGATAGCAGAGGTGAGCAGAGAAAATTAGAGGGGGACTTATGATGGAAGAGGTGGGACAGTCAGAAAGGTCCAGCGTGGACTATACACTACATACTGTCCTGTACATATCTACACATCAAGTTACCTGTGCAATTGAAAAACGTAGGGTGATTGTCTTTCCATCCTTGAAGAGACTCTGCAGTTTCCTGCTATGAAGGATGTTGTCCAGGTACGTCCAAAGCTTCTCAACAATATCATCGGGCAATTCAAGTTTCTTGTTGTAACAGGAAACCAGGGTATGGCACACCCAATCCAGCAAGACCTGTGTTCACAAATATATTTAAACACTAATAATAGCCATTCTACAACTTTTAAAGACAAAAggggggaggtggagggagggagggagggagggagggagggaggaaggaaggaaggaaggaaagaaagaaagggcatgAGGACACATAATGCACTGTCCagatgggggggaaatgcttaGAAACCATGTGTAAGCTACTCTGGAGTTTCATGGAAGATTCTGAGAGTGCTAACAAGAAGTTCCAATTTCAGCTGGAATTCTGCATATGCTCCAGAACTATGGGCAGGATTCACTTAACGAGTCCTGTCAGCTTGCGCAACAAGCCTCATATCAACTCTGAGGGTTCATAGGTTTTGATGTCTCAAAGCAATCTTCAGGAGCAGTAAAACTCTTTTCAAGTCCCACTGGTTTCAGTGCAAGAGAATTGGGCAGGTGCTTAACTCTCCCACGGAGATCAGAAGCTTGTTTAGACTGAGGCTTTTAGGAAATAAAATAGCAATGAAGGCATGCTAACACTACTCTGAAAATCCAAGTGTAGAATGTACCCCCATCGTGACGTGTAAGAAACATGATTTGGAAAGGCAAGACAGTACAGTTGCTACAAAAACTAGTGAAAAATAGTTGTTATGTATTTACTGAAACCCAGATTTCCTTGAGAGAATAAACATGTTTACAAGGATGTACCAAAGATCTTATTTGTATGATTGTAAgttatttaaactgtttttaatgttctaacCTGCCctgaaccttagggtgaagggcaagtaataaataattaaacaaataacaacaacaacagccttttATGAAAAATTGGACAAAACGAAGTACCACAGTATTCCCTGCCTCTTCCAGTTAGAGATGGGTATTAGCTAGATATGAAAAAATGGCCTGAATAACATAATctcagagatttatttattgtcattgtccgtatatacataTAATCTGTGTTGAACCAAGGCattctatataaaaaaataatttggaacAACAATGGGGGGCATTTATGAAAATACATTACTTGTTCTTTGTTTGGAAGAAAGCACTGATGAGAAATCCATGCAAACTGAGCCAACTTGAGTTTGTCCTCCCATGATGTCTTTGCACTTTTTAGCTTCAGGTGAATGCCAGAGTAAATCGCAGCCATGAAGATaatatctaaaataaaatattttgagaaGGAACATTTGAAGTATGCATTAATTGCGCTACTAGTtcacaatttattattttatgcatGTGCACTTCCTTAACACAGGTTCTCTGTATTCATTCTGGTTTGTGCCAGAAGAAAGAGCTAATGTAGGTTTAAGAGTGTGAGCTGCGAACCAGGAAGTTCCTACCGGTATTTCACATTGCAGCCCTCACTTAGGTGGCCTCGCTTAGATGTCACTAAAAGTAACATCTTCCCCAAACATAGCAACTGCTAGCAAGATTGCCTTTCATTCCCCAGGATCACAGAAGCAACGGTCACCATTAACATCCGGACTTCAATGCAGATCCAGCCCTCACCACCAAGAAACCACATCCTGCCCGTACTGTATGAAAAATCAAGAAGCAGGCAATGACAGGACTTCCAGGGAAACTTGAAATTTTGGCACCTCTCgttcaaaaaaaaaagattctaaaTACTTTGACACAGATCCCTCACAACCAAGTGCCACACGTGCTATTAAGGTCGCACGCTTTCAACCTTGAAGCCCATTCAGTATAGTTTCAGGTTCGGTATATGAAAGATTATTTCACTTGCGATCTTGTCTGTACCTCATCTCTTCGCTTGCCCCCAACatctccctttttaaaataagagtAGCAGTAGTAGCAAAAAAGTGTCTCACTAACTAAACTCAGATAATTGCTTACGGTATTTAAACAGCCACAGCAACAACGCACGCAGAGGATCGCGCTGCGGAACTAGCGGCAGCCGCCTTCTCGTCCCCGTTCGCACAGACGCGCATCTTGCGCCGAAAAGCACCACGCGGacgaacccctcccccccccgcgccccgGACTTACGCGCAGCGCCACGCTCTCGCCCTGGCCCCGCCCCCTCTCCCGGTCCCTCCGCGCACGTGCTGCTTCTTCCGGCACATCCTcagattcccccctcctcctcctcctcctccttcggcGTCACCTTTCCCCGAACCAGCGAGTTGCAGGAGCCAGAGAGCGAGAGCAAAAAGAGCTCCGCAGGCATTCCTAGCCGAGCGCCGACAGGGGCAGCCTCCCCATTGGCTGGCAGGCCGCGCCTGCGCGCTCGCTTTCCTCCCCCGGCCCCGCTCTCCTCCTCTGTGTCAGTGCCGTCAGTCATGGAGCGGCTCCTTCGAgccgcggcggcagcagcaggagcagcggcggcggcaatAACAGGAGCAACCCCAGCGCTAGCGGCCCGGGACGCCCAAGGCAGCCTCCTTGGCGGAAGACCCAGCAGCGAGGAGGTGCTGCACGCGCGCGCGCCGGGGTCCGCACGAGCGGCTGGAGcagcggaggaggcggcggcggcttctCGCGCCACTGGGAGCAAGTGACTGACGGCGCGAGCCCAGGAATTCCGTCTCGTGCCTGCACTGGGAGTCGCTCAAACGCACAGGCGCATACGcagcgcctctctctctcttcctctgcctGCGATGCTTCAGTAAGTGCTtctttcaaaccccccccccccgaccggCCCCACTTCCCCGGCATGCAGCAACAAACAGCGGCGGCTCCTTTTCCCGGGCGGGTGGAGCGGCAGGACGGGCTACGCCAAGTGTGGCGCGCGGAAGGGCCCTCGCTGGGTGGAGGCGGCGTCGTcgtcttctctcctctccctccctcccccccccccacgccgccCATCCCCACGCCGCTTCTGCCTTTACCATACAGCTGCCGGCAGGAAGACCTTAGGCTTCATCTGCCTCGGTGCATCCTTCCTCTTCAGCTTCCCATtcaactccctcctccccccctggCAGAAATGGGAAGAGCGGGGTTGTTGCCGAATGCAGCTTTGACGGGGTAAAGTTTGGAGCAAAAGGGGACTTCGGGTTCTTGAAACGCGTGGGTCCGTTTTAGAGTGAGGCGTCCTGTATTTAGTTACTCTGGATAGTTTGGGTTGACTAGTTTGCTTTACCGTTGTGGCATCGATTGAATATCAGTGCTGTGCAGgctaacacacacatatatatttaaaggtaGTTTGATCcatgagaattttaaaaaagaaaaagaaatcccaaATGTtacaagctttcaagttctccagattTTTTCATCAAGCTGGATAAGCAAGATATATCTATCCTTCCCATGCAGAGTTTGCAAATGAAATAGCTATGTACTACAGCAATTATAGCAACTCTGGTTATAGCAACTCTGGTATATGAGCAAATGCTGTGCCACCTTTGAAAGTGCACAattgaagcattttaaaaatacacccaAATACAGTTGGTATTATGCCATATCTCTGAAGGAGAATGTACCCGAGTTAGTCATTGGTGACTTGTCTCTGGTAGTAAGAGAATTATAACTCACTTGGTTGCATATACACACTTTGATGGACAAagatttttgttttacatttccaaaattgcATGTATTTTTCAAACCCTCAAAGGGAACAACTGTATTTTCTTAATTATTGCAAATTCAGCCTAAAATCTCTTTTGCCTTTATAGGGGAGTGTTGAAGGCATAATTATACCTATCATGgggtttcttctccttccctctccccccataAGTAATACAGTTGGTAGAGTAGTAAATCATTTGTGTGGAACAAAAGTGAACATCAGAACTCTGCAGATGCTACTACCTTAATTGATTTTGCACGAAAAGCTTCAAGGAACCTCATAATGGTGATGCTTTTAATATATATTAGGAAAGTCAACtaatagtaaaaaaaagaaagaaaaagatgagTTCTACTGTAAGTTATTTCATTGGAACTTCAGCTTTGTTCAACAATATTTTATGAGCTATTGAAATCAGATTTGCTCCCAATGGGGCTAAAAACCCTCAGCATTTCTGTGTTTTCCTCTTTTACATAAGAACTATGGTCCAAATGTACATATGTAATGCAGATGCCTTTCTGAAATTAGGCAGGTTTGGGTCTGTTGTGCTTCGATGGGATGCTGCCTTGATCCTCCTAAAGAAAATGCAAGATATGCATGTAATAAATCACTGTGAGTGAACAGAGATTTTAGCAGGTAACAAACACCCAGAATGCTTTTCTATTTCACTTATGCACTTTTTTGAGTTTTACTCTGTGTCTTTCTACCATGCTTGAGGCAAAAGTTAAGGTTCTACACTAATGTTCCAGTCAACAGGAATGACTGCTGTTATGCACTATTAGGTATAAAGGTGggccaaaatgttaaataaaataatgatctGGAAATAGAAACCTTTAAGCAAGCTGGCCTTTGACAGCTAACTCtggtaaaagtgaaacaaaactgAAACTAATTTGTGATTTTTCATATGTTTGACAGAGAAAATAGTATTAAGAGTGCAGAGCAGAATTTTATAAAATCACATTTGATTATTAACTGCAGCACACTAATCACTAATAGTTTTCTATGCAGGATGGCATAGTGCCTCTCAATTAGGCTTAAgtgtaaaatatttaaaaacacagcTGTTGTGCTTGggaataaaaatagaaaaagtgAAGGAGAACAGCAGCCATTAGAACCCTGAAGTTGTCACTAATGAAACATGCACCATTTTCACCTAAACCTTGCAAGCTTCTGTGCTTTGATGCTTTATGATCTGAGTGATAAGCAGATATTTCATTGAATCAGTAAGGTGTGCATTTTCTACTGTATCAGCTTTTGGAATGCATAATGAGTGTCAGTTTCCCACAGGTTTCTAATTCAACAATCATGTTTTAAGAAAtgtgcttccttttcttttggaGGTCATGAAACGTGTACGCACAGAACAGATTCAGATGGCAGTTTCCTGCTACCTCAAACGCAGGCAGTATGTAGACTCGGAAGGTCCTCTGAAACAAGGGCTACGCTTATGCCAGACTGCAGAAGAAATGGCAGCTAATCTAACAGGTACCTACTAAAGTTTATTAATGAGTTTATTGCAGGTatcgccaacatggtgccctccagatattattgtgTTACAAACCTATCATCCTTAAAATTTGTCCTTGGTGGCagggctgtagtccaacaacattggtaAGACACCCTGTTGTCTACTTCTGGTTTATAGTAAAGTGCAAATCTCTAGTTACTAAAGAGTGAAACTTTTAAGAAATCAATTGGGGACAGACTGAAGCATGAATGGCTTCATGATACTGTAACACCCAGTTGTGTCCAAAGGCTGggaagcaaataaataagcaagcaaggaGGTGATCTGGCAATTTACCAAATAAGACAAATCAAAATGAAATGTGCAGCAGGAATGCTGCCATTTCCAAATATTTTGAAATGATTTAGCTGCCAAATATGTTTGGGAAGTGTTTTTAACAGACAAATTATGTTTAAGTAAGTAAATTTGGGGTTTTTAAGGAGAACGGCCTTTTCACTGAGATGAAG
Above is a window of Lacerta agilis isolate rLacAgi1 chromosome 3, rLacAgi1.pri, whole genome shotgun sequence DNA encoding:
- the URB2 gene encoding unhealthy ribosome biogenesis protein 2 homolog, yielding MAAIYSGIHLKLKSAKTSWEDKLKLAQFAWISHQCFLPNKEQVLLDWVCHTLVSCYNKKLELPDDIVEKLWTYLDNILHSRKLQSLFKDGKTITLRFSIAQVMNEKLSTSYAQKTLRDVGTVLSCCSGILSVPPLSIVYTAKIELLVDLLSKLSWLACWQLSSEEAVSPQLLEVLQLTFRQYLLIQRQQANANRVFGQVTKQLLQPCLLLRHLLTSGAWTQAEDGHLRQHQSKEIRNSVEALLVAGIFRPELLSSYSEELLPEKEPHAVRKGGLKHLLLPASTLQARLEDASFCPPALHGKVVANSVPLLFKLFLESYNKAENHLVCFHMLTRLYRCLRISSLQEDLWNSQFSPSEWISELLAMEQLLNSVLSSGIYNVAADRIRHKEVQFHFYRQLAQILVSHSQPAIPAWFRCLKALISLNHLIVEPDLDDLVASAWIDAEVSEPRTKKAQETLVATLFHTYAKLRQFQKLFEEVLSVICRPAAEELRLPVLPAGIRAKLCECLLDLPPNQILDIVALILEKCQTFLIPDVRGDSDMALKLQSMSSLLHSVLFHMRSLDDSTPLPVVRRTQNLMETMQREVIRALFDLLTDCQAEETELELWAEKVGGSALLFACTWVAVDTLFSLNCPKYVSPVGKTTLALTDSTISNWDFSAVLPGLDMQCWGKITKLLSCSCSGSRYCTEWLVLQKMKMMLMQSSSQTEASHQALQCAGAFILQSGRCCTNGEESEPWDGNAGAITSLTYPTAHWHLVVSNLPILAPYLSMSDTWYVAGVLLKTLLANQTQAAPDGDGSSLITIGKVSTDLLHSPLLPELRALHSSFLSHIVQHCASIVANQPLQQLSAEDVPWCEFDPSGRGASTGPSSEPSTCWTAMEKAAQNILSAAKERDYVTLEEEHLNRLLGLLDIISALNLDSLFPLGHARCFLLLLSLAANTRASVACSEALSLKFRTTCYHLLACLQAGRNANSSFKVLHASDVLEAALSSAFAACKTSAGVLAAAPWDGFLSGFQVFLEHYLQFTLERRQSVKLNLEKFMSFLATCKPCAASSKHAESWSPAADQLLLVAVTAQCQVLALHLQQQQQQGNYQASGTLPVLLEQAVLQTGATIQLCLRNHTKGQPLPLVFLPCITTLLKADSFLVQSVAGENAQKSPAQLSKCQQLSHRELYQSFYIQLLRELDLAGGNVQFLRSALQFLTAFCSMPELYPAQATSIAAFHSIRKLLAGPGVTVQVIRDLEVQLTELVAQLVENCTPDDFCAMLRVVLEGLDVRNIWKQNHEEALSAVTLVKVLLGCPLSREKEKAFWFSSPRIITALVMQMKEASQDPKRIPILVVPILETVAALLRQGEGVLSNPHHVTLVFNILLTVPLDQREYGNIFLGIHEVLFSILQCHPKVMLKAAPSFLNSFHRLVISAMHEGKQKGDRVITDEFEVILKCAHLVERMYSYIAAKTEEFTVLSSFIVAQYVIELQKVTLHPAVKKDLTEGIYHILDLCVERDIKFLNASLPVGVREVFKELYHDYSHYHKALKQGDEKYTA